One Equus caballus isolate H_3958 breed thoroughbred chromosome 8, TB-T2T, whole genome shotgun sequence genomic window, ctatggtaggcgtcccacatataaagtagaggaagatggacacgacgttagctcggggccaggcttcctcagcaaaaaaaagaggaggactggcagtagttagctcagggctaatcttcctcaaaacaacaacaacaacaacaaaaacaaaagaaaaaaaaaggagagagaaaggagttgtAATAGTTTCTTTCTGTAGCCCAGCGTTCACCCATCTGCATGCCTTATATAAAAGGAAAGCAGGCTCAGATCCGGGTTTTGTGGAACTTGGGACTGTTACAATTTCTGAGgagaggaaactaagaaaaagaatacaaacaaaGTCTTACTTTTGCAACTTCTACAAACTCTGTGACCCTAGGAACACGGCTAGAGCGGTCCCAAGTGGAGGGGAAGAGGACCCTGCGGGGGATCTCGCATCTCCCGCATGGAGGTGGGAGAAGCGCCTTCAGCAATTTGAGGAGGCTGCTCCTGAAAACGAGCAAGCTTGGGAAAGAGGGCTCTTTTGCAAAAGATTGCTTAGTGGACTGGAATTTAAATTTCCTTCGCGGATTGGGTCCTCTTCACCGGGCCTTCACTCTTAGAAAAGCCTGCCTTCTGTGCTAAACTGTTCAAAAAACAATCCGGGCAGCACTGGGgctgggagctctggagctgaTAAGGAGCGAGCTCAAAGGTTTAGATAACATCACAGCCATTCACGCTGGCcgtcttttctcttccctcctaaAACTGAGGGCTGGAGTCTTGGGTAGCAGGGCTCGCGGCTCGAGAAGAAGGAAGCATAGATTTTTGGTAAAGAACAGTCTGGACTTATTAAAGACGGTCACACTGCTTCGGCCCGGTCAGGGGGGCCCATTCTCCCTCTTCCTTGCAGGCGAGAAATTTGAGATGAAACTGGTCTTGCAGAAATCTCAGCTGTCTCCCTTTTAAGGCATTGTTTTCAATGTAAGAGGGCAAAGGAAAACCCAAGAAAAGGCCGAGGCTAATAGAGGACGTCGAGGGCCTGAAAACACTGCAATCAAGGGGAGAGCCGGGGGCGCCGAATTGAAGCAGGGGAAATAAAGCTTCCACTGGGGGCCTGAACGTGCTGGCAAGTGGCAATGCCCGAGAGagtctatttttaaagaatcacagATCCAttcctgccctcagctccttaCTCCACCTGCGCGCCAGGCGGGGCGCCCGCCTCCAGGCCCCTGCGGCCCCCTCCGGCCTGATACTGCATAACACGCCTCGGGTATATCGCGCTGCAGCGCCGCGCTCCTCGTTCACCCGAACCTGTAGGGCAGCAGCATCCTGTCCACCCGGACTCCCCTGGGGACTGCGCAGGAGAAAGGGGCAAGAAAACTCTTTGAAACACAAACAACCGATTCACAGTAAGGCGGGCGCCATGTTTACCCACCCGAAGCCAGGCAGCCACGTGACTGGTGGAGGCCACGTGACAAGTTCACGTACGGCCAGGTTACTGGTTGACAGGGGCCACGTGATTGGCTGACGTTCTGCCCTGTGATTGGCTGAATTGCTTCACGTGACTGGTTACGTCCTTCAGTTGGACGCTGCGAGGGGAGGACGGTGGCGGAGGCGAGAAGGCGCAGACGTGCGTGGGGCCGAGTGGCTGCTGGTTGGAGCCGCCGTGAGGGCAGGAGGAGGTCCAGCACCAGTCCCGGCTCCCTGGGGTGGGGAACCCCACAGCCCGTGCCCTCCTCTTGGCCCTTCCTGGGCGGCCGGCCGGCGTCTTCTTCCGGGGCAGGTCTGAGCCGCTTGGGGCGCTGGGAGCCGGCCCCGGGGAAATGAAGAAGCGGGTTATTGGTGAGAGGAAGCCCGCGGTGCGGACAGACCTGCTGCAAAGCGGGAGCGTCGAGGGAACTTTCTCGAATTCGTGTCCAAAATGAGCTCCAGAAGTGAAGATGTGTCCAGAATTCGCTCAGATAGCGGGAAACTTCGCCTTGGTTTAATCGGACACGTGGCTCTGCGGAGGGAGACGGCGTGTGTTAGTCCCGAGACCCTGCGACGCGGGGTGGCCACATGGCGCTGTGGGGCCGGCGGGGAGCGGGGACGCCTTCCCGGCCTCTGCCTCTGAGCAGGCCAGGTCAGGAGCAGAGGGCGGCGGGTCCCCACGTTTACCGCACGGTAACCGTCCGGCTGAGAACTCGCTGTCTTGGCGCAGCCTCCGTGCCCTCGGCCACGTCTGCCACCTGAGTTGCCGCTGCTGAGCCGCGTGCCTGTGAGTGCGCGGCTTGCACCCCGGAGTCCCAGCTTCCTGGTAAATGtgttgtatgtgtatgtgtaaacTCCTGCCGGGGCCCCACCCACAGTTGGGTTTAGCGAAGGAGCCGGGAGCCTGTCATTTAGGCTCCGCTGCCACCTGGTGGCCGCACGCCTGGATTTAACTCCAGCGTTTATTTTTATGGTTCTGTTTTTTGAAAGAGAAGCAAGTCTCCTGTAAACGTTGAAGATGTGAACCCTCAGTTATGAAGCGTGGAAACACACGGCAGGAGAAGGGAAGCAGTGAGGGTCAGGTCAGGACGGGGAAGTTGGACAGTTTCCACGGCTTTCTGATTTTGGGCTTCCTAGGACTGCAGTCACCTCTTTGAAATGTTTGAATTCCCAAGGTATCAGAGGCCCCCAAAATAAAAGGACCACATCGTATACCAAAGACGAGATGTCAACTATTGGTGTTATCTATCATTAGTTTTACTCTTTTTCTCCATGTGGATGTCAAGTTACTTTCAGTGAGCCCGTTTATTACGTTTAAAATGAAATGCAGACGACACTGACCTAATGCCACACGTTCACCCTTGAACTCTGGCCCTTGCTCTGGACAAGTCTGGAGGAAACCAGCTCTGAGCAGAAGTAACCCAGCAAAGGAGAGAATACTTCTTCCTACTCCAGAAAGTAAGAGTCCTCCATGCCAATGTCACGCATACTTAAGAAAATCAGCTTAGATGATTAATGAAGCTGAATAGCTGATGATGTCCCTAAATAAATGTCTCTTTGCTCTTCAGAGCCCTAAAGTCCCCCAGTTTAAACTTCTTACCTCAGATTTGTCAAGACCCTTGGCCTTACCCTTTGCTCAGCTAGTTTAAGGAGGAGAATGGCAAAAGTGAAGAAAGAACGAACTGTGTTGTAGGGTTGGCCCAGTACCCTACAATTTACAAAACTTCCATCGTTAAATGCTGTGACATGAAAAACCAAGAGGGAGAGAATTTATGTGTGGTCCAGGTTAGACAGCAAGTACATGGCAAGTGCACAATGTGACCCTAGATATCTCCAAACGCAAATAACAGACCCTTCCCGGGCCTGTCCTCAGCctggtgaaacactgggctgctgtcAGGACACCTGACTTCTTCCCTGCAACCTGCTCCTTCTCAAATGGCTTCGTGATGAACTTCCCAGGAAACTGGAATATTCTACCTCATCTCAGGAACTAAGAGTGAGGAGGGTTCTCAGACAAGATTGCGTTAAATTCATCCTGTCCTTTCTTTCCCATATTATGCATGAATAAGCTTGGTGCAGAAGGAGGAAAGCTAAGCCGGCGGCAGGGTTTAAGGATTTTCAGCCTGTGGATTCAGGAAACAGAAGCCTTAATTTTTAGAGCTGCTCTGTCAGGCACTTTACAGCTTCCTCTTCTGGCTACTAAGTGCCATAAATCTCTAGACTGGTAGTCTCCAAACTCACAAGTAAATGGTCTTGCACACCAGCAGCGAGTCACCACCAAAACAAAGCTGGGGAGGGAGTGACCCATAAATAAGGCACATGTTTAGGCCTCGCTGTTCAAGTCCACTGTCCATCCAGACACAGGAACAGTCCTGGCTGTTTGAGGCTTATGGCCACACTTTGTGGTCACAGAGACCTAGGCAGAAAGGACGCCTGATGGGGTAGCACCACCTGGTGCTGCAGGCGTGCCCTTGGTCTAGGTGCTTCCATGTTGCAGGTGGCCCTGACGACAGATCATCTGGGGATGACTGCCATGATGTTGAAGATTGGCTCTGTGCTGGGCCAGCTGCTCAGTGGTGATGGCGATTAAACTACATGGGGCAACAGCCCTCCCGAGTCTGTCTCTGTCAGCTCTCAGAGTGTGCCAGAGCCACTATCTTAGGGCATATCGCAGACTTTTCTAGAATTCCTACTGGATGAAAACGAGGTAAAGGCAGGACAACCTAGAAGTAAGAGAAGGTCCTCCTACATAGGGCAGGGgcctgaaaaaaatttttttctgaagagggccagatagtaaatattttaggcgtGGTGGACTACACAGCCTGTTTCAACCACTCACCTCTCCCATTGCACAGAAGTCATTACACACCATGCCTGAATGAGTGGgcctggctgtgttccagtaagaCTTTGCTTACAAAAAGAGGTGGTTGGTGGGATTAGGCCTTCAGGCCTAGCTTGCTGACCCCTGgaatgggggaaggaggagagatgtTGTTATAAGACCCCAAACCTAATCTCTGTCCTGCCATGCACTAGAtctgtgactttaggcaaattatttatCTTTGAGCCTATTTTCTCATTAGTAAAAAGAGGTTACTCTTTCTACTCTTCCTCTTAGAGTTGTGATAATATATGCAGAGCTCCTAACACAGCTCTTGGCACACAGTGGATGTGCAAGAAATATAGGGCTTTCTATCGAAATACCCACAGTTCTTGGAGTAGATGGGCTGTAGGCGTCCTAATGCTCTCTTGTCCTCATAGTCTTTGATGGTCATCTTTTGCCTCATGTGTTGGACCTGACTCAAAGTGAATGAAGTGTTTTTTGCTCCATTTGTATTCTAAAAATGGGTCTTTCTAAACTCACTGATGTGTTATTTCAAACTGTCTGGCAGCATTCAG contains:
- the LOC111774772 gene encoding uncharacterized protein, coding for MEKQVTVGTDRQGGESPQDRECCVKAHHSGDVQGRPKGWPECWRAKASHPFHLPPPPQHPPPGLNAAGLNSTDKEGLSETRRKQEEQDPEPRVRLNQGEVSRYLSEFWTHLHFWSSFWTRIRESSLDAPALQQVCPHRGLPLTNNPLLHFPGAGSQRPKRLRPAPEEDAGRPPRKGQEEGTGCGVPHPREPGLVLDLLLPSRRLQPAATRPHARLRLLASATVLPSQRPTEGRNQSREAIQPITGQNVSQSRGPCQPVTWPYVNLSRGLHQSRGCLASVWLLTDEWSTPPLGTEPRPLRGVL